In the Phaeobacter gallaeciensis genome, one interval contains:
- the rsmI gene encoding 16S rRNA (cytidine(1402)-2'-O)-methyltransferase produces the protein MNHQIVKLLPGLHFVATPIGTARDITLRALDVLASADVIAAEDTRSLRKLMEIHGVPLNGRQIIAYHDHSGAGARARLMQAMEAGQSVAYASEAGMPLIADPGYDLSRAAAEAGHKVTVAPGASAALAALTLAGLPTDAFFFAGFLPNASGARRKRLEELRNVPGTLIFYESPKRIAASVADMAAVLGDRPAALCRELTKKFEEIRRGSLSDLAAGLEEKPVKGEIVMLVDRAHGEEVSEASLEEDLRAALKDNSVKDAASIVAETHELPRRKVYQLALQLAKDAG, from the coding sequence GTGAATCATCAGATCGTCAAATTGTTGCCGGGGCTGCACTTTGTGGCCACGCCCATCGGCACCGCGCGCGACATCACCCTCAGGGCGCTGGATGTGCTGGCGTCGGCTGATGTGATCGCCGCCGAGGACACCCGGTCGCTGCGCAAGCTGATGGAAATTCATGGTGTGCCGCTGAACGGACGCCAGATCATCGCCTACCATGATCACAGCGGCGCAGGCGCCCGGGCAAGGCTGATGCAGGCGATGGAGGCGGGGCAGTCGGTTGCCTATGCGTCTGAGGCAGGCATGCCGCTGATCGCCGATCCGGGCTATGATCTGAGCCGCGCGGCAGCTGAAGCCGGGCATAAGGTTACCGTAGCGCCGGGTGCCTCGGCGGCGCTGGCAGCGCTGACACTGGCGGGCTTGCCGACCGATGCGTTCTTTTTCGCCGGATTCCTGCCCAACGCCAGCGGCGCCCGACGCAAGCGGCTGGAAGAGCTGCGAAACGTGCCCGGAACCCTGATTTTCTACGAATCGCCCAAACGCATCGCTGCCTCGGTGGCGGATATGGCGGCAGTTCTCGGGGACCGGCCTGCCGCCCTTTGCCGCGAGTTGACCAAGAAATTCGAAGAGATCCGGCGCGGCAGCCTGAGTGATCTGGCTGCGGGACTAGAGGAGAAACCGGTGAAAGGCGAGATTGTCATGCTGGTGGATCGCGCCCATGGCGAAGAGGTAAGCGAAGCCAGCCTTGAGGAAGACCTGCGCGCGGCGCTGAAGGACAATTCAGTAAAGGATGCCGCATCTATCGTGGCGGAAACCCACGAATTGCCGCGCCGCAAGGTCTACCAGCTTGCCCTGCAACTGGCCAAGGACGCAGGCTGA
- a CDS encoding rhomboid family intramembrane serine protease — protein MSSSENPSPVNPLPPVVVALVLVIMGIEAAFSLGARGIVGGPSAVGWRLEAFQSYAFSAEIFWWMWETGQWPAQHLLRFVSFAFVHGSFTHALFVCVFVLAMGKMVGEVFGDIAMILIFILSAIGGALGYAIFSGSPVPLIGGFPAVYGLIGAFTYILWRQLSLVGAQQSRAFSLIAFLMGIQLLFALLFGGQPDWIADLTGFATGFFLSFFLAPGGWARFRNKIRHD, from the coding sequence ATGAGCAGCAGTGAAAACCCATCACCCGTGAACCCGCTGCCGCCCGTGGTGGTGGCGCTGGTGCTGGTGATCATGGGGATCGAGGCGGCGTTTTCGCTTGGCGCGCGCGGCATCGTCGGCGGCCCGTCCGCCGTGGGCTGGCGGCTGGAGGCTTTCCAGTCTTACGCGTTTTCGGCCGAGATCTTCTGGTGGATGTGGGAGACCGGACAATGGCCCGCGCAGCATCTGCTGCGGTTTGTCTCCTTTGCCTTTGTGCACGGCAGTTTCACCCATGCGCTGTTTGTCTGCGTCTTCGTGCTGGCCATGGGCAAGATGGTCGGAGAGGTCTTCGGCGATATTGCCATGATCCTGATCTTTATCCTTTCTGCCATCGGTGGCGCCCTGGGCTATGCGATCTTCTCCGGCAGTCCGGTGCCCCTGATTGGCGGATTTCCGGCGGTTTACGGGTTGATCGGGGCCTTTACCTATATCCTGTGGCGCCAATTGTCGCTGGTGGGCGCGCAGCAGAGCCGGGCGTTTTCGCTGATCGCCTTTCTGATGGGGATCCAGCTGCTGTTTGCGCTGCTGTTTGGCGGCCAACCCGACTGGATCGCGGATCTGACGGGTTTTGCCACCGGGTTCTTCCTGTCGTTTTTCCTGGCGCCAGGCGGCTGGGCGCGGTTCCGCAACAAGATCCGTCACGACTGA
- the gshB gene encoding glutathione synthase, with the protein MKIAFQMDPVMGVDIDADSSFRLAEEAQARGHELFYYSPDHLAYQEGRITARGYDMTVQRVAGTPAVLGEEREVDLADFDVVWLRQDPPFDMHYITSTHLLDRLKGQTLVVNDPFWVRNYPEKLLVLDFPDLTPPTAIARDLDTIKAFKAKHGDIILKPLYGNGGAGVFRLDANDRNLTSLHELFTGFSREPLIVQKFLPDVSNGDKRVILVDGEPVGAINRVPAAGETRSNMHVGGRPEKIGLTERDREICAAIGPLLKEKGQIFVGIDVIGDYLTEINVTSPTGIQELERFDGVNIAEKVWQAIESKL; encoded by the coding sequence ATGAAAATCGCCTTCCAGATGGACCCGGTCATGGGCGTCGACATCGATGCCGACAGCAGCTTCCGCCTTGCTGAAGAGGCGCAGGCGCGCGGGCACGAACTGTTTTACTACAGCCCCGATCACCTCGCCTATCAGGAAGGGCGCATCACCGCCCGCGGCTATGACATGACCGTGCAGCGCGTCGCCGGGACCCCGGCGGTGCTGGGCGAAGAGCGCGAGGTGGATCTTGCGGATTTCGACGTGGTCTGGCTGCGGCAGGACCCGCCGTTCGACATGCATTACATCACCTCGACGCATCTGCTAGACCGCCTCAAGGGGCAGACGCTGGTGGTGAATGATCCCTTCTGGGTGCGCAACTACCCTGAAAAGCTGCTGGTGCTGGATTTCCCTGATCTGACACCGCCCACCGCGATTGCCCGTGATCTGGACACCATCAAGGCCTTCAAGGCCAAGCATGGCGACATCATCCTGAAGCCGCTTTATGGCAATGGCGGCGCCGGGGTGTTCCGTCTGGATGCCAACGATCGCAACCTGACCTCGCTGCACGAACTGTTCACCGGTTTCAGCCGCGAGCCGCTGATCGTGCAGAAATTCCTGCCCGATGTCAGCAATGGCGACAAACGCGTCATTCTGGTGGACGGCGAACCCGTCGGCGCCATCAACCGCGTGCCCGCCGCCGGTGAGACACGGTCTAACATGCATGTGGGCGGACGCCCGGAAAAGATCGGCCTGACCGAGCGCGACCGTGAGATCTGCGCCGCCATTGGCCCGCTTCTGAAGGAAAAGGGCCAGATTTTTGTCGGCATCGACGTGATCGGTGATTACCTGACAGAGATCAACGTGACCTCGCCCACCGGCATTCAGGAACTGGAACGCTTTGATGGCGTGAATATCGCCGAAAAGGTCTGGCAGGCGATCGAATCCAAACTGTAA
- the trpS gene encoding tryptophan--tRNA ligase produces MTETTFTPRVFSGIQPSGNLHLGNYLGALKRFVDWQDKDMETIYCMVDLHAITVWQDPNDLKKATRELCAGFIAAGLDPEKSILINQSQVPEHAQLAWVFNCVARMGWMQRMTQWKDKAGKNQQNASLGLLAYPSLMAADILIYHATHVPVGEDQKQHLELTRDIAAKFNHDYGVDFFPLTEPVIEGAATRVMSLRDGSKKMSKSDPSDASRINLTDDADTIAKKIRKAKTDPEALPSEAKGLEERPEARNLVNIYAALAEQTVDQVLADVGGRQFSEFKPMLADLAVSKMAPISTEMARLMGEQDEIDRILSRGSERAREITAPILRKTYDIIGMVGPVSL; encoded by the coding sequence ATGACCGAGACCACTTTCACGCCGCGTGTCTTTTCCGGCATCCAGCCCTCGGGCAACCTGCACCTTGGCAACTACCTTGGCGCTCTCAAACGGTTTGTCGACTGGCAGGACAAGGACATGGAGACCATCTATTGCATGGTCGACCTGCACGCGATCACCGTCTGGCAAGATCCCAACGATCTGAAGAAAGCCACCCGCGAACTTTGCGCCGGGTTCATTGCCGCCGGGCTTGATCCGGAGAAATCCATTCTCATCAACCAGAGCCAGGTGCCTGAACATGCGCAACTGGCCTGGGTTTTCAACTGTGTCGCCCGCATGGGCTGGATGCAGCGGATGACCCAGTGGAAAGACAAGGCGGGCAAGAACCAGCAGAACGCCTCGCTGGGTCTTCTGGCCTATCCGTCGCTGATGGCGGCGGACATCCTGATCTACCACGCCACGCATGTGCCGGTGGGCGAGGACCAGAAACAGCACCTTGAACTCACGCGCGACATCGCGGCCAAGTTCAACCACGACTATGGTGTTGATTTCTTCCCGCTGACCGAGCCGGTGATCGAGGGTGCCGCCACGCGGGTGATGAGCCTGCGCGATGGGTCCAAGAAGATGTCGAAATCGGATCCTTCAGATGCAAGCCGCATCAACCTGACTGACGATGCCGACACAATCGCCAAGAAGATCCGCAAGGCCAAGACCGACCCGGAGGCCCTGCCGTCGGAAGCCAAGGGCCTGGAAGAGCGCCCCGAAGCGCGCAATCTGGTGAACATCTACGCGGCCCTGGCCGAGCAGACCGTGGACCAAGTGCTGGCCGATGTTGGCGGGCGGCAGTTCTCGGAGTTCAAGCCGATGCTGGCAGATCTGGCCGTGTCCAAGATGGCGCCGATCTCGACCGAAATGGCCCGGCTGATGGGTGAGCAGGACGAAATCGACCGCATCCTGTCGCGCGGCTCTGAACGTGCCCGCGAAATCACAGCGCCAATCCTGCGCAAGACCTATGACATTATTGGCATGGTCGGACCGGTCAGCCTGTGA
- a CDS encoding YraN family protein has protein sequence MEGRHHQGQRAHLAGKAAEDAAARAYEARGYRVEARRWRGPGGEIDLILRKGDMLVFAEVKHSVTFASAAARITPTQMQRIQASAAHFLEGEPRGQLTEARLDAVFVNGKGQVEILENAFGQG, from the coding sequence ATGGAGGGGCGACACCATCAAGGTCAGCGCGCCCATCTGGCTGGAAAGGCTGCCGAAGACGCAGCCGCGCGCGCCTATGAGGCAAGGGGCTACCGCGTGGAAGCCCGGCGCTGGCGCGGCCCCGGGGGTGAGATCGACCTGATCCTGCGCAAGGGGGACATGCTGGTCTTTGCCGAGGTCAAGCACAGCGTCACATTCGCATCCGCCGCCGCCCGCATCACGCCCACACAGATGCAGCGGATCCAAGCCAGCGCCGCGCATTTTCTGGAAGGAGAACCTCGGGGGCAGCTAACCGAGGCGCGGCTTGATGCCGTGTTTGTGAACGGCAAAGGGCAGGTCGAGATCCTCGAAAACGCCTTTGGTCAGGGCTGA
- a CDS encoding penicillin-binding protein activator has translation MFAVFKQARKAAFAAITAISAFALSACNPTSIGSGPSINTSKPVPVALLVPRGSAKSGDSVLAQSLENAARLAIGDLKGVQVDLKVYDTAGDPATAANAATQAINDGARIILGPVYAEAANAAGVAAAKRNVNVLAFSNNTAIAGGNVFILGATFANTAQRLTEYAVRQGRGNIVIVSGNDAAGRAGSAAIQAAAGRTGATIAGSVGYELSQKGVIDAVGPIRDTARANNANAVFMTATTAGALPLLTQLLPEAGLDKESTQYIGLTRWDIPSPTLSLPGVQGGWFALPDPSKSQQFITRYSSAYGGAPHSIGGLAYDGIAAIGALVSAGKSDALTGAALTQGAGFQGTGGIFRLRADGTNERGLAVATIQEQKVVVIDPAPSSFSGTGF, from the coding sequence ATGTTCGCCGTTTTCAAACAGGCCCGCAAGGCGGCATTCGCCGCGATTACCGCAATTTCCGCCTTTGCTCTGAGCGCCTGCAACCCGACCAGCATCGGAAGCGGCCCGAGCATCAACACCTCGAAACCGGTTCCCGTGGCGCTGTTGGTGCCGCGCGGATCGGCCAAATCCGGCGACAGCGTTCTGGCACAAAGCCTAGAAAACGCAGCGCGGCTGGCGATCGGCGATTTGAAGGGCGTGCAGGTGGACCTTAAGGTCTATGACACAGCAGGCGATCCGGCGACAGCGGCGAATGCGGCCACCCAGGCCATCAACGACGGCGCACGCATCATCCTTGGCCCGGTCTATGCCGAGGCCGCAAATGCTGCAGGCGTCGCCGCGGCCAAGCGCAACGTCAACGTGCTGGCCTTTTCCAACAACACCGCAATCGCCGGCGGCAATGTCTTTATCCTGGGGGCGACCTTTGCCAATACCGCCCAGCGCCTGACCGAATACGCTGTACGCCAGGGGCGCGGCAATATCGTGATCGTCAGCGGCAATGACGCTGCGGGCCGTGCAGGAAGCGCCGCCATTCAGGCCGCAGCCGGGCGCACTGGTGCAACCATCGCTGGGTCGGTCGGATATGAGCTGTCCCAGAAAGGCGTGATCGACGCCGTCGGCCCGATCCGCGACACCGCGCGTGCCAACAATGCCAACGCCGTCTTCATGACCGCGACCACCGCAGGCGCCCTGCCGCTGCTGACCCAGCTTCTGCCCGAAGCGGGCCTGGATAAGGAAAGCACCCAGTACATCGGTCTGACTCGCTGGGACATCCCCTCGCCAACCCTGTCCCTGCCCGGTGTGCAGGGCGGCTGGTTTGCCCTGCCCGACCCGAGCAAATCGCAGCAGTTCATTACCCGCTACAGCTCTGCCTACGGGGGCGCTCCGCATTCCATCGGCGGGCTTGCCTATGACGGTATCGCCGCGATCGGGGCTCTGGTCAGTGCCGGGAAATCCGACGCCCTAACCGGCGCCGCCCTAACCCAGGGCGCAGGCTTCCAGGGTACTGGCGGAATCTTCCGCCTGCGCGCCGATGGAACCAATGAACGCGGCCTTGCGGTCGCAACAATCCAAGAACAGAAGGTGGTCGTCATTGACCCAGCTCCCAGCAGCTTCTCCGGCACAGGATTCTGA
- a CDS encoding [protein-PII] uridylyltransferase translates to MTQLPAASPAQDSDPAHQGTPPLAPVKGPLICAADKIFDAAAIHQQIAAAAKDMEAAALRAEVVRLLREANKEGRAAIAEAFTAAPFAARALTQSYSHLTDGLVTTAFRAATQFLHPLANPTQGERIAVMAVGGYGRAEMAPFSDVDLLFLTPYKITAWAESVIESMLYMLWDLRLKVGHSSRTIKDCIRLGAEDYTIRTAMLEHRFLSGDADLAQELDNRLRSDLFSKDAREFVEAKLAERDERHLKQGERYMVEPNVKEGKGGLRDLQSLFWISKYLYQVQDVAELVPLGLFSREEFEFFAEAENFLWAVRSHMHLATGRATEQLTFDLQVEVAERMGYQDRAGRRGVEVFMQDYFRKATQVGDITRIFLTKLEASQQKGEPLLERIFRRRPKIKPGYKVVHNRLDIVDPEEFLADKLNLLRIFEEGLRTGMLIHPDAMRLVTANLDLIDDEMRANKEACRIFLDLLLKHGNPERALRRMNELGVLSAFLPEFEPIVAMMQFNMYHSYTVDEHTIQVISNFASIERGELEDELPVSSEVLRKGVNRKVLMVAMLLHDIGKGREQDHSILGAQIARKVAPRLGLNKSDSETVEWLVRYHLLMSDMAQKRDIADPRTVRGFAKAVQSVKRLDLLLLLTVCDIRGVGPHTWNNWKAALLRSLYNQTRRALEDGMEALNREHRGTAAKKRLRAALPDWTKSDLKRETSRHYPPYWQGLHVTAHVDFAEMLRELEEIGDPGEVIIRMHPDEDRDATRACFAMADHPGIFARMVGALALVGANVVDARSYTTKDGYVTDAFWIQDAEGHPYEASRLPRLTQMILKTLKGEVIAREALVSRDKIKKREKAFNVPTHITFDNEGSEIYTIIEVDTRDRAGLLYDLARTLADANVYIANAVIATYGEQVVDSFYVKDMFGLKYHSESKQKTLERKLREAISAGAKRAGS, encoded by the coding sequence TTGACCCAGCTCCCAGCAGCTTCTCCGGCACAGGATTCTGATCCGGCCCATCAAGGCACCCCGCCCCTCGCCCCGGTCAAAGGCCCGCTGATCTGCGCCGCAGACAAGATTTTTGACGCTGCGGCGATACACCAGCAGATTGCTGCCGCAGCCAAGGACATGGAGGCGGCAGCGCTGCGCGCAGAGGTGGTCCGTCTGCTGCGTGAGGCCAACAAGGAAGGCCGCGCGGCGATTGCCGAAGCCTTTACTGCGGCGCCCTTTGCCGCCCGTGCGCTGACCCAGTCCTACAGCCACCTGACCGACGGGCTGGTCACCACCGCCTTTCGGGCCGCCACCCAGTTCCTGCATCCGCTGGCCAACCCGACCCAGGGCGAACGTATCGCCGTAATGGCCGTGGGCGGATACGGCCGGGCCGAAATGGCACCGTTTTCGGACGTAGACCTGCTGTTTCTGACCCCCTACAAGATCACCGCCTGGGCCGAGAGCGTCATTGAATCGATGCTTTATATGCTGTGGGACCTGCGGCTGAAGGTCGGCCACTCCAGCCGCACGATCAAGGATTGCATCCGCCTTGGCGCCGAGGATTACACCATCCGCACCGCCATGCTGGAACACCGCTTCCTATCCGGTGACGCCGACCTTGCCCAAGAGCTGGACAACCGGCTGCGCAGCGATCTCTTTTCCAAGGATGCCCGCGAATTCGTCGAGGCCAAGCTGGCCGAACGGGATGAACGCCACCTGAAACAGGGTGAGCGTTACATGGTCGAACCCAATGTAAAGGAAGGCAAAGGCGGGTTGCGCGACCTGCAATCGCTGTTCTGGATCTCCAAGTATCTTTATCAGGTGCAGGACGTCGCCGAACTGGTGCCGCTGGGCCTGTTCAGCCGGGAAGAGTTCGAATTCTTCGCCGAGGCAGAAAATTTTCTATGGGCGGTGCGCTCGCACATGCATCTGGCAACCGGGCGCGCAACCGAGCAGCTGACATTCGATTTGCAGGTCGAGGTCGCCGAGCGCATGGGCTATCAGGACCGCGCCGGGCGGCGCGGCGTCGAAGTCTTCATGCAGGACTATTTCCGCAAGGCCACCCAGGTCGGGGATATCACCCGCATTTTCCTGACTAAGCTTGAGGCAAGCCAGCAAAAGGGCGAACCGCTGCTGGAACGGATTTTCCGCCGCCGCCCAAAAATCAAACCCGGCTACAAGGTGGTGCACAACCGGCTGGATATCGTCGATCCCGAAGAGTTTCTGGCGGACAAGCTGAACCTGCTCAGGATCTTCGAAGAAGGTCTGCGCACAGGCATGCTGATCCACCCTGATGCGATGCGTCTGGTCACGGCCAATCTGGACCTGATCGATGATGAAATGCGCGCCAACAAGGAAGCCTGCCGCATCTTTCTGGATCTGCTGCTGAAACACGGCAATCCCGAACGCGCGCTGCGCCGCATGAACGAGCTTGGCGTCCTCTCTGCCTTCCTGCCGGAATTCGAACCGATCGTGGCGATGATGCAGTTCAACATGTATCATTCCTACACGGTGGACGAGCACACCATTCAGGTGATCTCGAACTTTGCATCCATTGAACGTGGCGAGCTGGAAGACGAACTGCCGGTTTCCTCCGAAGTTCTGCGCAAAGGGGTCAACCGCAAGGTTCTGATGGTGGCCATGCTGCTGCACGACATCGGCAAGGGGCGCGAACAGGACCATTCGATCCTTGGCGCCCAGATCGCCCGCAAGGTGGCGCCGCGGCTGGGGCTCAACAAATCCGACAGCGAGACCGTCGAATGGCTGGTGCGCTATCACCTTCTGATGTCGGACATGGCGCAGAAACGCGATATTGCCGATCCGCGCACCGTGCGCGGATTTGCCAAGGCGGTGCAATCGGTGAAACGGCTGGATCTGCTTCTGTTGCTGACCGTCTGCGATATCCGCGGCGTCGGACCGCACACCTGGAACAACTGGAAAGCCGCCCTGCTGCGCTCGCTTTACAACCAGACCCGCCGCGCGCTGGAAGACGGCATGGAGGCACTGAACCGCGAGCACCGGGGCACAGCCGCCAAGAAGCGCCTGCGCGCGGCGCTGCCAGACTGGACCAAATCCGATCTCAAACGCGAAACCTCGCGCCATTATCCGCCCTATTGGCAAGGCCTGCATGTGACCGCGCATGTGGATTTTGCCGAAATGCTGCGCGAGCTGGAAGAGATCGGTGATCCGGGTGAAGTCATCATCCGCATGCATCCCGATGAAGACCGCGATGCCACCCGCGCCTGTTTTGCCATGGCTGACCATCCCGGCATCTTTGCCCGTATGGTGGGCGCCCTGGCACTGGTCGGGGCCAATGTCGTCGATGCACGCTCTTATACGACCAAGGACGGCTATGTGACCGATGCCTTCTGGATTCAGGACGCCGAAGGCCACCCCTATGAGGCCTCGCGCCTGCCCCGCCTGACCCAGATGATCCTGAAAACCCTGAAGGGTGAGGTCATCGCCCGCGAGGCGCTGGTGTCGCGCGACAAGATCAAGAAGCGTGAAAAGGCCTTCAACGTGCCGACCCACATCACCTTTGATAACGAAGGGTCAGAGATCTACACCATCATCGAGGTGGATACCCGTGACCGGGCTGGCCTGCTGTATGATCTGGCGCGCACCCTTGCAGATGCCAATGTCTATATCGCCAATGCAGTGATCGCGACCTACGGCGAACAGGTGGTCGATTCCTTCTATGTCAAAGACATGTTCGGTCTGAAATACCACTCGGAATCCAAGCAGAAGACCCTTGAGCGCAAGCTGCGCGAGGCCATTTCCGCCGGGGCCAAGCGAGCCGGTTCATGA
- the murJ gene encoding murein biosynthesis integral membrane protein MurJ, giving the protein MKPIKLLSGFVTVGFWTLASRILGFVREILIAAYIGPGPVLDAFVAAFRLPNLFRRFFAEGAFNAAFVPQFADRLEANEDAEGFAQQAFNLLAAAVLALTGLGMVFMPALVWATAEGFVGDARFDLAVGYGHIVFPYILFMSLAALFSGVLNATGRFAAAAAAPVLLNIFACSAMITGAALGHEVITWLVWTIPVAGVAQLALVWRATERAGIRLRPGLPRVTPAMRRLVRVAVPAALAMGVTQVNLVVGQLVASDIENAVSWLFIADRLYQLPLGVVGIAVGIVLLPDLTRRLRAGDDTGAREGLSRAGEFSLLLTLPSAAAFIAVPVPLVSVLYERGATGPEDVAAIALAVAIYGAGLPAFVLQKVLQPLYFARQDTRTPFYYALVAMILNAVLAIGLKPLVGWVSPAIAASTAGWAMVALLWMGAGRRMGDVARFDARFFRRGWRILAVSLLMGAVLHIGTLQLAWLFYLPSWRYLALLGLILTGAVIYFGVGQAVGAFRLAEFKKALRRNRG; this is encoded by the coding sequence ATGAAGCCGATCAAACTGCTGTCCGGCTTTGTCACGGTTGGTTTCTGGACACTGGCCAGCCGGATCCTGGGATTTGTGCGTGAAATCCTGATCGCCGCCTATATCGGCCCCGGCCCGGTGCTTGATGCCTTTGTCGCTGCCTTCCGCCTGCCCAACCTGTTCCGCCGCTTCTTTGCCGAAGGTGCCTTCAACGCGGCCTTTGTACCCCAGTTCGCCGACCGGCTGGAGGCCAATGAAGACGCAGAAGGCTTCGCCCAACAGGCGTTCAACCTACTCGCCGCTGCGGTACTGGCCCTGACCGGCCTTGGCATGGTCTTCATGCCCGCCCTTGTCTGGGCAACGGCCGAAGGTTTTGTCGGGGATGCGCGTTTTGATCTGGCTGTCGGATATGGTCATATCGTCTTTCCCTACATCCTGTTCATGTCGCTGGCGGCGCTGTTTTCCGGTGTCTTGAACGCTACGGGGCGGTTTGCTGCTGCTGCGGCGGCGCCTGTGCTGCTGAACATCTTTGCCTGCAGCGCGATGATCACTGGGGCCGCGCTTGGCCATGAGGTCATCACCTGGCTGGTCTGGACCATCCCGGTTGCTGGCGTTGCGCAACTGGCGCTGGTCTGGCGCGCGACCGAGCGTGCGGGCATCCGCCTGCGCCCCGGCCTGCCGCGCGTCACCCCCGCCATGCGCCGCCTCGTGCGGGTGGCGGTTCCGGCCGCGCTGGCCATGGGCGTCACCCAGGTCAATCTGGTGGTGGGGCAGCTGGTCGCCTCGGATATTGAGAACGCGGTCAGCTGGCTGTTCATTGCCGACCGTCTGTATCAACTGCCGCTTGGCGTGGTCGGGATTGCTGTTGGCATCGTACTGCTGCCGGATCTGACCCGGCGCCTGCGGGCAGGTGATGATACAGGCGCGCGCGAGGGGCTTTCGCGCGCCGGGGAGTTCTCACTGCTGCTGACACTGCCCTCGGCTGCCGCTTTCATCGCGGTGCCGGTGCCGCTGGTTTCGGTGCTCTACGAACGCGGCGCAACAGGCCCCGAGGACGTGGCGGCCATTGCCCTGGCTGTGGCGATCTACGGCGCCGGGCTGCCTGCCTTCGTGCTGCAGAAGGTCCTGCAACCGCTCTATTTTGCACGGCAGGACACCCGCACGCCGTTCTACTACGCGCTGGTGGCGATGATCCTCAACGCGGTGCTGGCCATCGGGTTGAAGCCACTTGTGGGCTGGGTCTCTCCCGCCATCGCCGCATCGACGGCGGGCTGGGCGATGGTCGCTCTGCTGTGGATGGGGGCCGGGCGCCGCATGGGGGATGTCGCCCGCTTTGATGCGCGTTTCTTCCGACGCGGCTGGCGCATTCTTGCGGTCTCGCTGCTGATGGGCGCGGTGCTTCATATCGGCACACTGCAGCTGGCCTGGCTCTTCTACCTGCCAAGCTGGCGCTATCTGGCCCTTCTGGGACTGATCCTGACCGGGGCGGTGATCTACTTTGGCGTCGGACAGGCCGTTGGCGCCTTCCGGCTCGCAGAATTCAAAAAGGCACTCCGCCGCAACCGGGGCTGA